From the Gossypium hirsutum isolate 1008001.06 chromosome A02, Gossypium_hirsutum_v2.1, whole genome shotgun sequence genome, the window ATTATTGTGCCATTGTTGCATGGTGATAACGCAACTGTTACTTCTGGAATGTCGGAAACCGTTTCGCAATTGGATGTCCGTGCTATGAATGGCAAGCGAAAAGGCTTATTCTCTGAACTAGGCCTTGAAAAGCTTCTAGATGGTGTTAACAATTCTTCTCATGCTACGAAATCTAGTGTTGGAGATCAACTTTCTATTATGAAAAGAAGGAAAACTGAAAGTTCTTCGTCTAGTTTTTGTCAAGGTCAGTTTGTGGGGCTTTCTTACTCTGGCGGGAGCATGAATCCAGTGCATCATTCACATACTATATTCAACAAAGACATTCATCGAAAATCACAAGTTGGTGCGTGGATAGACTATAGCTACAGTGTAAATGGTGGCCAAGCTGTTGCTGCAACTTCAAAGAAGCCAGCCAAGAAAAGAGCTAAACCTGGTGAAAGTACTCGACCCAGGCCCAAAGACCGTCAGTTGATCCAAGATCGTATAAAAGAGTTGAGAGGGATTATCCCTCACAATGGAAAGGTACTGGTGATGACTCTTTTATTTAAGCATTATCACCTAAAATTATTTCTGGTACCAAATTGCAACACAATGAAGCATTTGATTCATTATAATGTGGCTTATGTTATTCCCATAATGCAGCCATTGAGCATTGATCATTTACTGGAGCAGACCATCAAATACCTGATTTTCTTGCAAGGCGTGACAAAATATGCGGACAAGATTAAACAAGCTGATGAACCAAAGGTAACCTGTTGTTTTATTTCAGTGACGTGATGCTGAAGAAGCCCAGAGTTTGGTGGTTGTAGTTCACTAATGCGTTAATAAACTTGCTTGGGCTTTAGATTATTGGCAACGAGGATGGTATGCTTCCAAAACATAACATGATAAGTGGTGGTGCTACATGGGCATTTGAAGTTGGGGCTCAGAGTATCCCTATTGTAGTTAAGGACCTAAATCCACCTGGCCAAATGCTTATAGAGGTATGAAAAGACTCCTCAAAGTTGGTTAATTAAACAATCTTGGCAGTGTTACTCAAGCTCATCATTTCTTGGTTGCAGATGCTCTGTGAAGATCAAGGATTCTTTCTTGAAATAGCAAATGTCATTCGGGGCATTGGGTTGAATATCTTGAGGGCGGTGATGGAGCTCCAAGAAGATAAGATATGGGCACGGTTCATTGTTGAGGTAAATACCAAAGTTAAGAATTCAAAGCAATGTACTAAGACTACTTAAAAATGATTTCAAAGAACTGACCCTAAAGTGAATATGACAGGCAAAGGAGCAAGTTGAAAGGACATGTATAATCTGGTCTCTTCTCCCGCTTCTGCAACAGACAGGTGGCAGTGGGATTGATTCTGCCAGTCAGCCAAGCAATGATGTGAATGGTGGGATTCCGCTATCAAACAATTACCTGCAACCTTTTCCGCTACCTCCTCTCAACATGGCTGAGACATTTCAATAATTAGAACACACATTTAAGGGTTCCAGAAGTACCTTGAGCATTGACATCTAAAGGCCTGCGGTGATTGGTGTTCTGGTAATTGAAAAGCCAAAACTGAAGATTTCGTTGCATTTTCAACTTCCTTTAGACATAATGTACATGGTTGACTAGGAAATATTCTCAAAGGAGCAGCAAGCGAATTGTCTGCACCCCATACCATCTCTGAAAAGTGAGGAGAGACCATGGAATGGTGGAGCATGCCTACACAAGTAGCAAGAACATGATCAAAACTTATTTCACCATCGGCGGGCCAAGCTGGTTTGAATTATAGATCTTAGTTTATAGCTTCTTGCATGCTGCTCCTGCAATAGTTTGTTCATAATCCAAAGCAAATGACACAGTTGTAGGCTAACAGctatcttttttttcttggtcCTTTTGTGGTTGTTTGATTAGCAAATAATCAAATAGAATTAGCTTGCTTTGTCTCCCCAAATGTTGCATTACTGCGATATATACTTGCTTGAAATTTCCCTTCAGATTAACTTgtttatacaaattttaattaCATGCAAAGCATTCCAAAAGTTATTTGATTCGGGGAAACAGACAAAGGGTTAAACATGGTTCGCACTTACTTATATACTAGAAAAGTAAACCCTTGTTGAGTGTAATGCAAATTCTGATAGCTGAATTAGCCTTTCAAATCAGTGCACTGCAGCTGATAAGTGTTCTCTCCATTCAAGTGAAATCAACACAAGTCAACGCGAGCCTTGTTTAACATCTTATTGCCCCTCCCACTTTATTCAAAGATGGGGAAACTTTATGGTCCTATTCAAGACCTAATTTGCCTTGGGGATGAGATTTTATATACTGGGGCTGTATTACTTTATGAATGTGATGTCCAGCTTATTAACAAATGATATTTGATGACTTTTGCAAATTGATTCATGCAATGCAAAGCAAATATACATATCAATTGTAATAGCACATAATATCACTGTGATGatttcacaaataaataaaaatgaagataAAGAAATACTTTAACTAAAAGATTGGTGCTGTTTCCTAATTTTCTTATCTGGAAAAGACAAGATTAGAGAGGATTCCATTCAGAGATCCACTAAAgagttcaattaaaaaaaatgccaaatttatagAATTTTCTTTGACCTAAATCTTGGTCGGCTGACGTTTTGCTTTTCAATTTAGGACACATTATTTCAACACCTCCCTCAACAAAAACTTACttttaaatcaaatatttcttttaatctTATCACAAATCATCATCTCCCTTTTAGTAAATGTCTCTCTTAaataacaatattatttttagaattcaaACTCGAATTTTTTCTCTATGAATATAATAAACTTTATTATTGCACTCAGCTCTTCTTAAGAATTGTAAACTAGAGATTACTTTTTCCACGCACTTCATACTTATATTCACATCATCACCTTAATAAtacctaataaaaaataaaaaatcccccATGCTATTGGGATTtgtttttaattacattttcttGAAAAGATCAGCAACaccatattcaatgtcctttATATACAGTCCAATAGTCATATTGATTTTGATCACCACAGCCTCATCCTCATATTTGCATGCCTTTGCTGTCTTTGCTTCCTACACTCAACATATCAACAACAATCATTTCTGTTATAAACCCAACTtagtgaaaaaagaaaaggaaaaaagatggCTTCTGGGAAGGAATTATGTGAAGGAGTGGAATGGAGGATAAGGGTGGTTGATGGCTCATCCGAGGTTTTGGTTCCACCTACAGGGCTTGCAAGAAAGGTGTGGCTAAGAACAAAAGGCTTAATTTCAGGTTTGGGTATGAAAGTGCGGATGTTTCTGAAGCAAGCATGGGACATGGGAGCTAATGATCCTAGAAAAGTGATCCACTGCATTAAGGTAGGACTAGCACTCACAATTGTATCACTGGTCTACTTCATGAGACCTTTGTATGATGGTGTTGGAGGCAATGCTATGTGGGCAATTATGACTGTCGTAGTAGTATTCGAGCCAACAGTTGGTAAGTAATTAAGTATCCAATTCCAAGTTCTTCAAAATCTACTACTGTACTTTTTTCCTTGGCACAAACGTTTTCTTTTCTTCATCACAGGCGCCACCTTATACAAATGTTTGAACAGAGTTTGTGCAACTTGCCTGGCTGGATTTCTTGCCGTCGGGGTACACTGGATCGCGAGTCAATCCGGAGACAGATTTGAACCCTTTGTCGTAGGAGCATCGATTTTCATATTAGGTATGTTGCTTTCATTGTGTTTATTTAATGCTGAAGCTGAACCTTGGTATTActtatctttatttcatttttttcagcTTCGATAGCAACCTTCTCTAGATTCATTCCATCAGTGAAATCCATGTTCGATTATGGTGCCATGATCTTCATCCTCACCTTTAGCATCGTTGCTATATCAGGCTATAGGGTGGATAAGTTATTTGACCTGGCCCATCAAAGAATATCCACCATTATCATTGGAACTTCCTTATGCATTCTTGTAATCATGATGGTCTGCCCCATTTGGTCCGGTCAAGAGCTCCATAGCCTCACTGTTCGTAACATGGACAAACTCTCCGATTCCCTCGACGGTTGGTTTCGTTCTCGTTCGCAATATACTTAGTTTGTTCTTACATGACATGCTAAGAACCTATCTTTCTCACCACGGTTGCAGGTTGTGTAACACAGTATTTTACCAACAgcaatggagaagatgatcaaaaGTTGCAAGGTTACAAGTGCGTGCTGAGCTCGAAGGCATCAGAAGAATCAATGGTAAGTCCGATAACAAGTTTGAGAAACATAAGAAGACTATTAAGTCTTTGATCTGATTAGCAAATTGGCATGTTTCCTGTAGGCAAATTTTGCTAGGTGGGAGCCTTCCCATGGACGGTTCAACTTCCGGCATCCATGGAAACAATACCTGAAAATCGGGGCATCGATGCGCAGTTGTGCTTACTGTATAGACGCTCTCAACAGTTGCATCAACTCAGAAAATCAGGTCAAAACTAGTCCAAATTGTTTGATCTGATTATCTGCTCCATGATAATGATATAATAAAGGTACTAAACATAGGCTGCC encodes:
- the LOC107951026 gene encoding aluminum-activated malate transporter 10 — translated: MASGKELCEGVEWRIRVVDGSSEVLVPPTGLARKVWLRTKGLISGLGMKVRMFLKQAWDMGANDPRKVIHCIKVGLALTIVSLVYFMRPLYDGVGGNAMWAIMTVVVVFEPTVGATLYKCLNRVCATCLAGFLAVGVHWIASQSGDRFEPFVVGASIFILASIATFSRFIPSVKSMFDYGAMIFILTFSIVAISGYRVDKLFDLAHQRISTIIIGTSLCILVIMMVCPIWSGQELHSLTVRNMDKLSDSLDGCVTQYFTNSNGEDDQKLQGYKCVLSSKASEESMANFARWEPSHGRFNFRHPWKQYLKIGASMRSCAYCIDALNSCINSENQAAESIKKHLSTSCLKVSSSSSSAIKELAESVKKMNKSPNMDLLVEEMNSAVEELHNDLKSLSHLLNPSITAENQISATGLVPFMEIIPVVTLASILIEISARIEALVGSVEELVEESEMKDKIVAKEEKPEGTMKALQRV